AGCTGCTGTGGCGTGCCGCTCGAGTTGTTCCGGTACGGCGTGGTGGCCACGATCCGGTTGCCGAACGACGGCGGCAGGTTCGCGCTGCCGCCCAACGCCCAGTCGGAGAACCCGACCTCGGCGTTCTGCGTGCTGCCGTCGGTGTAGGTGATCGTGAGCGTGCCGGACGCCTTGCCACCTCCGGCGCTGCCCAGCAGCCCGAGCTTCGTCGCACCGGCGGGCACGCCGACCGTCACCGTCTCACCGGAGGCGTTGACGTTGTCCGACTCACCGACCGGCGACGTCGGCCAGGCATAGGTGAGCCCGTCGGACGTGACCGTCCCGCCGGGCGTCAACCCCACGGCCGCCAGCGCCTCACGCGAGTAGCTCCACCCACCGCCGTCGAAATTGCCCACGGCCTGATCGGCGTCCGGTGACGTGCCGACGTTGTCGAACGCCGCACGCAGGCTCCCCGGCTCCGCCACCAGCACGGAGATCGTGGAGCGCTGGCCGTTGGAGAACGCCACGGGTATCCGGTGGGTCTGCTCGGCCGCACCCGCCGCGACCGCGACGGTCACCGTCACACCGGCCTTCTCCCCCGCCGGCACGGTCACCTCACCGGACGTCGGGGTGAGCGTGATCCCGGCCGGCGGCTGCGCGGTCCACGACACCTTGCCGCCGTCGCCGGAGAAGTCCTGGGCGCCGATCTTCACCGTGCCGCTGCCACCGGCGGGCAGCACCAGCCGTCCCGGTTCCACGTAGGCCTGCTGACCGACCTCGCCGTCCCGGAACGACGGCGGCGCGTCGGCCGGACCCGTGCCCCAGGTCGTCGGCGTCTCGGACAGCCCGAACTCCACCGTGCCGCCGTTGGCCACGAACGACTCGGGCAGCCAGGTACGCGTCTGCGCACGGCCGTTCAGCTTGAGGTCGGACACGTATGTGCCGCTGCCGGACGACTTGATCACGATCGGCGCGCCGTTCGGCCGGGTGATCGTCACCTCGCTGAACAGCGGGCTGTTGAGCACCAACTCGGCCCGGCCGGGGATCACCGGGTACATGCCCAGCGCCGCCCACACGTACCAGGACGACATCTGGCCGAGGTCGTCGTTGCCCATCAGCCCGTCCGGGTCCGGACCGAACAGGTCGTCCACCGCGCGCCGCGTCACGGCCTGCGTCTTCGCGGGCGCGCCGGCCCAGTTGTAGAGCCACAGCGAGTGCATGATCGGCTCGTTGCCCAGGAACGCGTGCGGCTCGTCCGGACCGGCGTTGAGCTTGGTGAAGAACGTGTCCAGCCGGTCGCGGACCTTCGCGTCGCCGCCCATCGCGGTGAACAGGCCGCGCGCGTTGTACGGGACCATCCACGTGTACTGGGCCGCGTTGCCCTCGACCCAGTTGTCCGGGCTGCCGGGCGTGAACGGCTCCACGTACGACCCGTCCCGGTTTCGCGGCTGGGTGTAGCCGGTGGCCGGGTTGAACACGTTCTGCCAGTACTGGGCGCGCTTCATGAACGTCTGCCAGGTGGCGCCGTCACCCAGCCTGCGGGCGAGGTCGGCGATGGCGAAGTCCGCGGTCGTGTACTCCAGGGTCGTCGCGGGCGCTCCCCACACGTTCCGCGCGCCCACCGGCACGTACCCGAGGTCCATGTACTCGGTCAGGCCCGGCCGTTCCTCGTAACCCTGGGTCGGCTGCGTCGCGCCGCGCAGCATCAGCAGCAACGCCTTCCGCGCGTCGAAGTCCTTGGCCCCGAACGCATACGCGCTGGCCACCATCACGTGGTACGGGTCGCCGACCATCACGCCGGTGTAGCCGTTGGCGACCGTCCAGCGGTCCCATGCGCCGCCCTGCTCGGCGAACGCGACCATCGAGCGGACCATGTCCGACGCCTCGGCGGGCGCGAGCAGCGACAGCAGCTGCATCTCCGAGCGGTAGACGTCCCAGCCGGAGAAGTTCGTGTAGACGGCGTGGCCCCGCTCGGCGGTGTGGAGGCGGCCGTCGAAGCCCGGATACCGGCCGTCCACGTCGGAGAAGACGTTGGGCTGCAACAAGGAGTGGTAGAGCGCGGTGTAGAACGTGGTGCGCTGGGCGTCGGTGCCGCCGGTGACCTTGATCTGGTTGAGCCGGTCGTTCCACGCCTTGCGTGCGGCGGTGTGGACGGCGTCGAACGACTTGCCCGCGTTCTCCGCCTTGAGGTTCAGCTTCGCGCCGTCGATCGAGACGAACGACAGGCCGACGCGCATGGTCACGTCCGGGTCGTCGAACGTCACCCAGCCGCCGGAGCCCGGCCCGGACACCGTGGTGTCCTCGTCCTTGGCTGAGCGCTCACCTTGCGCCTCAACGGTTTTCGGTGCGTCGCC
This is a stretch of genomic DNA from Saccharothrix ecbatanensis. It encodes these proteins:
- a CDS encoding GH92 family glycosyl hydrolase, yielding MKAALALVWAVALSVVHPVAVEAQVDDLARWVNPFVGTQPGGPDHGTGGGAGNNFPGADVPFGMVQWSPDTVTRQHGGYAYEDDRIKGFSLTHLSGAGCSTYQDIPIMPFAGEVTTSPAADPDRYVSTFSHDNESASPGYYGVTLDSGTKVELTVTQRTGVGRFAYTGGSTSTLLVNTSGSVSGTDDAEVTIGTDSISGWATSGRFCGADHRYRVYFHAEFDQRFASVGTWKNGAVTPGRSSERGGSGIREGLGDAPKTVEAQGERSAKDEDTTVSGPGSGGWVTFDDPDVTMRVGLSFVSIDGAKLNLKAENAGKSFDAVHTAARKAWNDRLNQIKVTGGTDAQRTTFYTALYHSLLQPNVFSDVDGRYPGFDGRLHTAERGHAVYTNFSGWDVYRSEMQLLSLLAPAEASDMVRSMVAFAEQGGAWDRWTVANGYTGVMVGDPYHVMVASAYAFGAKDFDARKALLLMLRGATQPTQGYEERPGLTEYMDLGYVPVGARNVWGAPATTLEYTTADFAIADLARRLGDGATWQTFMKRAQYWQNVFNPATGYTQPRNRDGSYVEPFTPGSPDNWVEGNAAQYTWMVPYNARGLFTAMGGDAKVRDRLDTFFTKLNAGPDEPHAFLGNEPIMHSLWLYNWAGAPAKTQAVTRRAVDDLFGPDPDGLMGNDDLGQMSSWYVWAALGMYPVIPGRAELVLNSPLFSEVTITRPNGAPIVIKSSGSGTYVSDLKLNGRAQTRTWLPESFVANGGTVEFGLSETPTTWGTGPADAPPSFRDGEVGQQAYVEPGRLVLPAGGSGTVKIGAQDFSGDGGKVSWTAQPPAGITLTPTSGEVTVPAGEKAGVTVTVAVAAGAAEQTHRIPVAFSNGQRSTISVLVAEPGSLRAAFDNVGTSPDADQAVGNFDGGGWSYSREALAAVGLTPGGTVTSDGLTYAWPTSPVGESDNVNASGETVTVGVPAGATKLGLLGSAGGGKASGTLTITYTDGSTQNAEVGFSDWALGGSANLPPSFGNRIVATTPYRNNSSGTPQQLKVHVFATAPIALQAGKQIRSVTLPDSVTGGTFHVFSIGSA